A genome region from Bacillota bacterium includes the following:
- the yqfC gene encoding sporulation protein YqfC: MPQRQRGRLSERVAGVLELPREVVLHVPRLVIVGNLHLTIENHRGVVEFGPERLVVGVGEGQVAVEGEDLTIVRIGREDMAVTGRIRCLRFS; this comes from the coding sequence TTGCCGCAACGACAGCGCGGGCGCCTCTCAGAACGCGTCGCCGGCGTGCTGGAGTTGCCGCGGGAAGTGGTGCTCCACGTGCCCCGGTTGGTGATCGTGGGGAACCTACACCTTACCATTGAGAATCACCGGGGCGTGGTGGAGTTCGGCCCCGAGAGGCTGGTGGTGGGGGTAGGCGAGGGTCAGGTCGCGGTCGAAGGCGAGGACCTCACCATCGTCCGCATCGGGCGCGAAGACATGGCGGTGACCGGACGTATCAGGTGCCTGCGCTTCTCCTGA
- a CDS encoding histidine triad nucleotide-binding protein yields MEECPFCRIVKGDLPSQKVYEGERVVAFRDIRPQAPVHVLVIPRRHVGSLLELGDADGDLAGELLLTAVRVARQEGVDRDGFRLVVNTGWRSGQTVGHLHIHVLGGRIFRWPPG; encoded by the coding sequence ATGGAGGAATGCCCATTCTGTCGGATCGTGAAAGGGGACCTGCCCTCCCAGAAGGTCTACGAAGGGGAGAGGGTAGTGGCCTTCCGGGACATCCGTCCCCAGGCGCCCGTGCACGTGCTGGTGATTCCCCGCCGGCACGTGGGGTCGCTCCTGGAACTGGGGGATGCTGACGGGGATCTGGCCGGCGAACTGCTGCTGACGGCGGTGCGGGTAGCTCGCCAGGAGGGAGTGGACCGCGACGGTTTTCGCCTGGTGGTGAACACGGGATGGCGCTCGGGGCAGACCGTGGGCCACCTGCACATCCATGTGCTGGGGGGTCGCATCTTCCGCTGGCCTCCCGGCTGA
- a CDS encoding PhoH family protein, which yields MDTTRVASERLRLNDAQDALYLFGHNDAHLRAIEQQFDVKLQSRGSEVVVTGSDEEVARVSRLLHSLLPLAREGTLDSHDVAYAIRLAREGNEEALAALRGDTVIVTYRGKAIRPKSAGQKKYVEAIRNHGITFGIGPAGTGKTYLAVAVAVAAYKAKGCNRIVLTRPAVEAGEKLGFLPGGLEEKVNPYLRPLYDALFDILGVEAFERLLGRNLIEVAPLAYMRGRTLDDSFIILDEAQNTTPEQMKMFLTRLGLGSRAVITGDITQVDLPRGQVSGLEEARRVLADVEGIAFVYLTEEDVVRHELVTRIIKAYERWDREKGG from the coding sequence TTGGACACGACCAGAGTCGCCAGTGAACGCCTGCGCCTCAACGACGCCCAGGACGCGCTGTACCTTTTTGGGCACAACGATGCCCACCTGCGGGCAATAGAGCAGCAGTTTGACGTAAAATTGCAGAGCCGGGGAAGCGAGGTGGTGGTGACCGGCTCTGATGAAGAAGTGGCACGGGTGTCCCGGCTGCTGCACAGCCTCTTACCCCTGGCGCGGGAGGGGACCCTGGACAGTCACGACGTGGCATACGCCATCCGGCTGGCCCGGGAGGGGAACGAAGAAGCCCTCGCCGCCCTGCGGGGGGACACGGTGATCGTAACTTACCGGGGCAAGGCGATTCGCCCCAAGTCGGCGGGCCAGAAGAAGTACGTGGAGGCCATCCGCAATCACGGTATCACCTTCGGGATCGGCCCGGCGGGAACGGGGAAGACTTACCTGGCCGTCGCGGTGGCCGTGGCAGCGTACAAGGCCAAGGGATGCAACCGCATCGTACTCACCCGTCCGGCGGTGGAAGCGGGCGAGAAACTGGGGTTCCTGCCTGGTGGCCTGGAAGAGAAGGTCAACCCGTATCTGCGGCCCCTGTACGACGCCCTGTTCGATATCCTGGGGGTGGAGGCATTCGAGCGCCTGCTGGGGCGGAATCTGATCGAGGTGGCACCCCTGGCGTATATGCGCGGCCGTACCCTGGATGACTCTTTCATCATCCTGGACGAGGCGCAGAACACCACCCCCGAACAGATGAAGATGTTCCTCACCAGGCTGGGACTGGGTTCGCGGGCGGTGATCACGGGCGACATCACGCAGGTCGACCTGCCCCGGGGACAGGTGTCGGGCCTGGAAGAGGCCCGCCGCGTGCTGGCGGATGTCGAAGGCATCGCCTTCGTCTACCTGACCGAAGAGGACGTGGTCAGGCACGAACTGGTCACCAGGATAATCAAGGCCTACGAGCGCTGGGACAGGGAAAAAGGAGGTTAG
- the rpsU gene encoding 30S ribosomal protein S21 → MTEVRVGKDESLDNALRRFKRECQKTGILAEIRRREHYEKPSVRRKKKSKAAQRRKHR, encoded by the coding sequence GTGACCGAAGTACGCGTCGGGAAGGACGAATCCCTCGACAACGCCTTGCGCCGCTTCAAACGGGAATGTCAGAAGACGGGAATCCTGGCGGAAATCCGGCGACGTGAGCACTACGAAAAGCCCAGTGTCAGGCGCAAGAAGAAGTCCAAGGCGGCCCAGCGCAGAAAGCACCGTTGA
- a CDS encoding FapA family protein: MARVWVEDGKVRVEHPEGGPYPVVLPGPGMLLYVNGQLQAGPVEVKATDQVEVRLRDEERAGAWRLEITPDGMEAAVIVSMAVTVRRRLRDLPPSPRLQLQVEEEIRTRSPLEPGELRTALARAGVVYGIDEQAVDRVGDLTRDTRLVVARGKPLVPPQDARVEHFFSPEERLPVSYGEAAADLRLRFTFTSVAPGELLARRHPPIPGEPGTTVRGEAVPVKAPRDLVLVAGRGAELSQDGQEVRATSCGRPMSVRKGDRVQVYVVSELVHPRDVDLSTGHVHFKGDVKVGGSVLEGMEIMALGTVEIGGSAVGARVVGGGGVKVGRGVISSTVVAGQRPGWLSAVLPLLTGVVKDLGDLGAALSQLWEAGEVLPGPALRLLLESSRFGQLGSRVGQLTSQYMSVPIRERDEDLAAALKRLQRLLSAPMGLRDPQELFGLLRALQERGMELEGMNQETAPLRCGYAMNSTLQATGDILVAGDGCHSTRLVAGGSVRVEKVFRGGEIQAGREVWVGELGAPGIPTRVRVPHSGQVKLRRVAEDSVVQVGDRVYQFLKEEQKVGLRLNSESQLEFFW, encoded by the coding sequence GTGGCAAGGGTCTGGGTGGAAGACGGAAAGGTGCGAGTTGAGCACCCGGAGGGAGGACCGTACCCGGTGGTCCTGCCCGGTCCGGGTATGCTGCTGTACGTCAACGGACAGCTTCAAGCGGGGCCGGTCGAGGTGAAGGCGACAGACCAGGTGGAGGTGCGGTTGCGCGATGAGGAAAGGGCCGGTGCCTGGCGCCTGGAGATTACCCCCGATGGGATGGAGGCGGCCGTGATCGTATCCATGGCTGTCACCGTTCGGCGCAGGCTCCGGGACCTTCCACCTTCCCCGCGGTTGCAACTTCAGGTGGAAGAGGAGATCAGGACCCGGTCGCCCCTCGAACCCGGGGAATTACGGACGGCCCTGGCCCGGGCGGGGGTGGTGTACGGGATTGACGAGCAGGCTGTGGACCGGGTGGGAGACCTTACCCGTGATACCAGACTGGTGGTGGCCCGAGGCAAACCCCTTGTGCCTCCACAGGACGCGCGGGTCGAGCACTTCTTCTCTCCGGAGGAGAGGTTGCCCGTTTCCTACGGGGAAGCGGCTGCTGACCTGCGCCTGCGTTTCACCTTCACCTCCGTAGCACCCGGCGAGTTGCTGGCCCGCCGGCACCCACCGATACCGGGCGAGCCGGGGACCACGGTACGGGGCGAAGCCGTGCCCGTGAAGGCACCCCGAGACCTGGTGCTGGTGGCCGGACGGGGGGCGGAACTCAGCCAGGACGGGCAGGAGGTGCGGGCCACCTCCTGCGGTCGTCCCATGTCGGTGCGAAAAGGGGACCGGGTGCAGGTATACGTGGTGTCGGAACTGGTACATCCCCGCGACGTGGACCTTTCCACCGGACACGTGCACTTCAAAGGGGACGTTAAGGTGGGGGGCAGCGTGCTGGAGGGCATGGAGATAATGGCCCTGGGCACGGTGGAGATCGGGGGAAGCGCCGTGGGGGCCAGGGTTGTGGGCGGGGGCGGGGTCAAGGTAGGCCGGGGTGTGATTTCCAGCACGGTCGTGGCCGGGCAGCGCCCGGGATGGCTATCTGCCGTCCTCCCCCTTCTGACCGGGGTAGTGAAGGACCTGGGGGACCTGGGAGCAGCCCTGTCCCAACTGTGGGAGGCCGGCGAAGTGCTGCCGGGACCCGCCCTGCGCCTGCTGCTGGAGAGCAGTCGGTTCGGGCAACTCGGGAGCCGGGTGGGGCAGTTGACGTCCCAGTACATGAGCGTTCCTATCCGGGAACGCGACGAGGATCTGGCGGCAGCGCTGAAGAGGCTGCAACGGCTCCTCTCTGCCCCCATGGGATTGCGGGATCCCCAGGAACTGTTTGGTCTCTTGCGTGCCCTGCAGGAAAGGGGTATGGAACTGGAAGGGATGAACCAGGAGACTGCTCCCCTCAGGTGTGGATACGCCATGAACTCGACCCTGCAGGCCACCGGGGATATCCTGGTGGCTGGCGACGGCTGCCATAGTACCCGCCTGGTTGCCGGCGGTTCCGTGCGGGTGGAGAAAGTGTTTCGAGGGGGCGAAATCCAGGCCGGACGTGAGGTGTGGGTGGGGGAACTGGGTGCCCCCGGCATCCCCACCCGGGTCCGGGTGCCGCATTCCGGGCAGGTGAAGCTGCGCCGGGTGGCCGAAGACAGCGTGGTGCAGGTGGGGGACCGCGTTTACCAATTCCTCAAGGAAGAACAAAAGGTGGGCCTGCGCCTCAACTCCGAGTCCCAGCTGGAATTCTTCTGGTAG
- a CDS encoding D-alanine--D-alanine ligase family protein gives MPQKLRVGIVFGGRSGEHEVSLMSAASVISALDREKYERVLVGIDKEGRWRLLPPLTGQVNPVMLAEAMARAPVVTLAADPREPFLFGLPGRDAAAVMQRMDVVFPVLHGPYGEDGSVQGLLELAGIPYVGAGVLASALGMDKAVMKVVFSAHGLPVAPFRVVLRSRWEKARDAVAEELEAAFGYPCFVKPANLGSSVGVARCQNRGQLMKAMDNAARYDRKLVVEKGVRCRELECSVLGNDEPLASVVGEIVPGREFYDYASKYLDPRTRLVIPAPVPDEVSRQVQDLAIRAFRAIDCSGMARVDFFWDQDSGEVLVNEINTIPGFTAVSMYPKLWEATGLRYSHLLDRLIELARERHREMSRRLTSYVPEEDDGQGAP, from the coding sequence GTGCCGCAAAAACTGCGGGTGGGCATCGTCTTCGGAGGACGTTCCGGGGAACACGAAGTTTCCCTGATGTCCGCTGCTTCGGTCATCTCGGCCCTTGACCGGGAGAAGTACGAGCGCGTGCTGGTGGGGATAGACAAGGAGGGCCGATGGCGCCTGTTGCCGCCCCTGACGGGACAGGTGAACCCGGTGATGCTGGCCGAGGCCATGGCGCGAGCACCGGTGGTGACGCTGGCCGCCGATCCCCGGGAGCCCTTCCTCTTCGGGTTACCAGGGCGGGACGCCGCAGCGGTCATGCAAAGGATGGACGTGGTGTTCCCCGTCCTCCATGGTCCCTACGGCGAGGACGGCTCCGTGCAGGGGCTCCTCGAACTGGCCGGCATCCCGTACGTGGGGGCCGGGGTGCTTGCCTCTGCCCTGGGGATGGATAAGGCGGTCATGAAGGTGGTTTTTTCCGCCCACGGTCTCCCCGTAGCCCCCTTTCGGGTGGTGTTGAGGAGTCGCTGGGAAAAGGCCCGGGATGCGGTGGCCGAGGAACTGGAGGCGGCGTTCGGTTATCCCTGCTTCGTCAAACCGGCCAACCTGGGTTCTTCGGTGGGGGTTGCCCGATGCCAGAACCGGGGGCAGCTGATGAAGGCGATGGACAATGCTGCCCGGTACGACCGCAAACTGGTGGTGGAGAAGGGTGTCCGCTGCCGGGAGCTGGAGTGCAGCGTGCTGGGCAACGACGAGCCCCTGGCGTCGGTGGTGGGTGAGATCGTTCCCGGGCGGGAGTTTTACGACTACGCCTCCAAGTACCTGGATCCCCGCACCCGGCTGGTCATCCCGGCCCCGGTGCCCGATGAGGTTTCCCGCCAGGTGCAGGATCTGGCTATCCGGGCCTTCCGGGCTATTGACTGTTCCGGGATGGCCCGGGTGGACTTCTTCTGGGACCAGGATTCGGGGGAGGTGCTGGTGAACGAGATCAACACCATCCCCGGGTTCACCGCGGTGAGCATGTACCCCAAGCTCTGGGAGGCCACCGGCCTGCGATACTCGCACTTGCTGGATCGGCTCATCGAACTGGCCCGGGAGCGGCACCGGGAAATGAGCCGTCGCCTAACCAGCTACGTGCCCGAAGAGGATGACGGGCAGGGAGCGCCTTGA
- a CDS encoding sporulation protein YqfD: MRLVLLWLGGFLRVTIRGAAPERFVNLAARRGIPLWQLRDRGDCMSAVMAASHFGLTRPLARRSRCRLHVEARVGLPFLWRKVGRRPGLVAGAACALALLAVCNALVLFVEVSGASAGHREEILALVHQLGLRPATLRFTLNGPALEEQVAGRLPYVSWARLTFQGTLARLEVGERELPPPPSPPAGPADVVAAKSGELVYFLPLMGVPQVQIGQKVVAGQVLISGVIPGRKVNEKEVGPPRLVAARGVCLARVAYQAMVWVPCREVVNRPTGRTWQGWVVFVAGKEIVWRGKVPFDLYEMSRTRAACWGRNGKPIVEVLRTTYHEMEPVTFVRTAEEAVRVARERALGQVLAEVPPAAERELIEAEVEVRDEGATARVTVVAIEDIGRVVPR; this comes from the coding sequence ATGAGGCTGGTGCTTTTGTGGCTGGGGGGCTTTCTGCGCGTCACCATCCGGGGGGCCGCGCCGGAGCGATTCGTCAACCTGGCAGCCCGCCGGGGGATTCCTCTCTGGCAACTGCGTGACCGGGGAGACTGCATGTCGGCCGTCATGGCTGCTTCCCATTTCGGGCTCACCCGGCCCCTGGCCCGGCGGTCCCGCTGTCGCCTGCACGTGGAGGCCAGGGTGGGCCTACCCTTTCTCTGGCGTAAGGTTGGCCGTCGACCGGGGCTGGTGGCTGGCGCCGCCTGTGCACTGGCCTTGCTGGCGGTATGCAACGCCCTGGTCCTGTTCGTGGAGGTGAGCGGGGCTTCTGCCGGACACCGGGAGGAGATTCTGGCCCTGGTGCACCAACTGGGGTTGCGTCCCGCTACCCTCCGTTTCACGCTGAATGGCCCCGCGCTGGAGGAGCAGGTAGCCGGCCGCCTCCCCTACGTGTCCTGGGCCCGGCTTACGTTTCAGGGAACCCTGGCCCGTCTGGAGGTGGGGGAGCGGGAGTTGCCGCCTCCTCCGTCGCCGCCCGCAGGGCCTGCCGACGTGGTGGCGGCAAAGAGCGGTGAACTGGTGTACTTTCTTCCCCTCATGGGCGTACCCCAGGTGCAGATCGGGCAAAAGGTAGTGGCCGGGCAGGTGCTCATATCAGGGGTGATTCCGGGGAGAAAGGTAAACGAAAAGGAGGTGGGGCCTCCCCGGTTGGTGGCGGCCAGAGGCGTCTGCCTGGCTCGGGTCGCTTATCAGGCCATGGTGTGGGTGCCCTGCCGCGAGGTGGTGAACCGGCCCACGGGGCGGACGTGGCAGGGGTGGGTTGTCTTCGTAGCAGGAAAGGAGATAGTATGGAGAGGGAAGGTCCCCTTTGACCTGTACGAGATGTCGCGCACGCGGGCGGCTTGCTGGGGGAGGAATGGAAAGCCGATCGTCGAAGTCTTAAGAACAACCTATCACGAAATGGAGCCGGTGACCTTCGTGCGCACGGCAGAGGAAGCTGTCCGGGTGGCACGGGAGCGTGCTCTCGGGCAGGTGCTGGCGGAGGTGCCGCCCGCCGCAGAGAGGGAATTGATCGAGGCAGAAGTGGAGGTACGAGATGAGGGAGCCACCGCTCGGGTGACTGTGGTGGCCATCGAGGATATCGGCCGGGTGGTGCCCCGTTAG